Sequence from the Rutidosis leptorrhynchoides isolate AG116_Rl617_1_P2 chromosome 3, CSIRO_AGI_Rlap_v1, whole genome shotgun sequence genome:
CAAGAAGATTCTTGATGAACATTTGTGGATCCAGGCACTCGAATGGATCCCAATCTAAATACGAATTGACATCAGATTCGTGATTGCAGGTTTTTAATTGATGGATCGCCATGTATATATTCGAATCGTCTGAAACGATTACAGGTTCAGAATCAACATTATTATCATCTTCATAATGATGATTGATTGACTCAATGCTATCTTCAAGAAAAGGAAGTAGCATATATTCATCACCAGAAACACTGCTCGATTCGTTACTTTCGTAATCAAGTAAACACGAGCTAGAGACGTTCATATCGGGATTGAACAAATCCGACACGTTACAAGTTTGATAGTCAAAGATATTGGGTTCAAAGTCAACGGACTCCAATATAGGTGAGAAGATTGTTTCTATGTTTGACGAACAATTCGCTGTATGATCCTGTGATTAATTAAAACTGCTATAAGTATAGGTGAAAAATAAAAAACAGTATTTTTTTTACAATGAcaagagttaaaaaaaaaaatatttaccgTCCTACAATCAATGTCAAAACCACTTGAATGTGATTGAAGCTTTTGAATTTGACTAAGTTCGGTATCTACAACTTCACAACAGTCTTTTTTACTGATAGAATCTGTACAGTCAACAAAACAAGATAACACAAATGCAAATTCACCATAAAGATTGTATTTTGTTAAGTGTAGGATAATGAAACTGATGAAACCAAATTTGATTATTACCATCCTGCTTGTTAGGAGGACACATGTCGGGTCCCGCTTCGTGTTGAACGTTCCTCACGCGAGAGAAAGAAGATGTTTTGGATATCTTGCTTGAGTTTTGACATACATGGAGACTATTATTTTCTCTTAAAATGTC
This genomic interval carries:
- the LOC139897081 gene encoding uncharacterized protein — encoded protein: MPSIKMKSTGDILRENNSLHVCQNSSKISKTSSFSRVRNVQHEAGPDMCPPNKQDDSISKKDCCEVVDTELSQIQKLQSHSSGFDIDCRTDHTANCSSNIETIFSPILESVDFEPNIFDYQTCNVSDLFNPDMNVSSSCLLDYESNESSSVSGDEYMLLPFLEDSIESINHHYEDDNNVDSEPVIVSDDSNIYMAIHQLKTCNHESDVNSYLDWDPFECLDPQMFIKNLLAPKPLKETKSITLALDLDETLVHSTLEHCDDADFTFTVFSNLKEHTVYVKQRPYLRAFLDKVSEMFRIVIFTASQSIYAKQLLDILDPDGKIISGRAYREACIFADGGYTKDLTVLGVDLSKIVIIDNSPQVFRLQVNNGIPIKSWFDDPSDCALITLLPFLETLVDVEDVRPIIAKRFGNKE